Proteins from a single region of Streptococcus mitis:
- a CDS encoding T7SS effector LXG polymorphic toxin, with protein sequence MSYKIKFDDITSVQVESQKTINAWGEAIASLNKAMSDFINNKNLQGQAVSSMRRYLVEVHGTLLQTLVNLMNDYSTNLLLYKDGYYQIDSSNHAKLPGQVFTTLHSDLKSSRDNLKSEIELLNTTKDKVSDLVSYSGSSHTSTVMNYNFLMNQVKNLDNSIIQYESNHASQDLVAFKELLSATKALIAEHAGKTRTVGTYQSGDFAKLQSVQRFAIAYQQATKQMESRVERVQAAQERDKARFEALAAEDRAKNGWKDLAIGVVTVAIGALAIWATMGAATPLVVGAGLTAGIGTAAYGASNAGEGIHNIQLGNAGDVHTKSYNRIRDTLFMGNDKLYHQVGGIFVTASSIMIPIGQTQSVVKGLTQFAIGEAGAYTAGQVAYHGTKLLGGSEEDAQTANFIGNIVGGYVASSAASKFSLNKVKTQFSTEWNEYLNEFPKNGLTESEINNIIEVDPDIEKGIVRPNPQDYLPMEYLEQHKKLFDDGVAAFVKDDFFIEKFGNFGREDGAFVFPKDVAKAMIKEADGNPRKLEALLGLDEGSLGDSPKMVLPQEVHNYRIPDGNEGGSRANPQWRPGGKTYPGGVPEAVIDPVPKDKVTLVDIW encoded by the coding sequence ATGAGTTACAAGATAAAATTTGATGATATTACCTCTGTTCAAGTGGAAAGTCAAAAGACGATAAATGCTTGGGGAGAGGCCATAGCTAGTCTAAATAAGGCAATGAGCGACTTCATCAACAATAAAAATCTCCAAGGTCAGGCCGTCTCGAGTATGCGCCGTTACCTAGTAGAGGTGCATGGGACTCTTCTTCAAACTCTGGTCAACCTGATGAATGACTACTCAACTAACCTCCTACTGTACAAGGATGGTTACTATCAAATTGATTCAAGCAATCATGCAAAGTTACCAGGTCAGGTGTTTACAACCCTTCATAGTGATTTAAAGAGTTCACGGGACAATCTAAAGAGTGAGATTGAGCTCTTGAACACGACCAAGGACAAGGTTTCAGACTTGGTGAGCTATTCAGGAAGCAGTCATACCAGTACGGTCATGAACTATAACTTTCTCATGAATCAGGTCAAGAACTTGGACAACTCGATCATCCAGTATGAAAGTAATCATGCGAGTCAGGATTTGGTTGCCTTTAAGGAACTCTTGTCGGCGACCAAGGCCTTGATCGCAGAGCATGCAGGGAAGACACGGACTGTAGGGACTTATCAGTCGGGTGATTTCGCTAAACTCCAGTCTGTCCAACGCTTTGCGATAGCCTACCAACAGGCAACCAAGCAGATGGAGAGTCGTGTTGAACGCGTACAAGCTGCTCAGGAGCGGGACAAGGCTCGTTTTGAGGCCTTGGCTGCAGAGGATCGAGCCAAGAACGGTTGGAAAGACCTAGCAATTGGTGTGGTGACTGTTGCGATTGGTGCTTTAGCGATTTGGGCAACTATGGGGGCAGCGACACCCTTGGTTGTTGGGGCTGGCTTAACCGCAGGAATTGGAACAGCGGCTTATGGGGCGTCTAATGCAGGGGAAGGGATTCATAACATCCAACTTGGGAATGCAGGGGATGTCCATACGAAATCCTATAATCGCATCCGAGATACGCTTTTCATGGGGAATGACAAGCTGTATCATCAGGTTGGTGGGATCTTTGTGACAGCGAGTTCTATCATGATTCCCATAGGGCAGACTCAGAGCGTTGTCAAGGGCTTGACCCAGTTTGCGATAGGGGAAGCAGGCGCCTATACAGCAGGTCAGGTTGCCTATCATGGGACCAAGCTCCTAGGTGGTAGTGAGGAAGACGCTCAAACCGCAAACTTTATCGGGAATATCGTAGGAGGTTATGTGGCCTCTTCAGCAGCCAGCAAGTTTAGTCTCAATAAGGTGAAAACTCAGTTCTCTACGGAATGGAATGAATATTTAAATGAATTCCCAAAAAATGGGTTAACCGAGTCAGAGATAAATAATATCATTGAAGTTGATCCTGATATTGAAAAAGGCATTGTACGTCCTAATCCACAAGATTATTTACCAATGGAGTATTTGGAACAGCATAAAAAATTATTTGATGATGGAGTGGCAGCTTTTGTAAAAGATGATTTCTTCATCGAGAAATTTGGTAATTTTGGTCGAGAAGATGGAGCTTTTGTTTTTCCTAAAGATGTAGCAAAGGCCATGATTAAAGAGGCTGATGGAAATCCGAGAAAATTAGAGGCTTTATTGGGATTGGATGAGGGAAGTTTAGGAGACTCTCCCAAAATGGTGCTTCCACAGGAAGTACATAATTACAGAATTCCTGATGGAAATGAGGGAGGATCGCGTGCTAATCCACAGTGGCGACCAGGAGGGAAAACATACCCTGGAGGAGTTCCTGAAGCAGTAATCGACCCAGTTCCAAAAGATAAGGTAACATTGGTAGACATTTGGTAA
- a CDS encoding TIGR04197 family type VII secretion effector codes for MYGTIQLSEVLFNAHISSLTKAQASLAGVSKPNFNTTSESKVLDLYQEQFNELYQLMTSYTSLLGTDIALMSATGKELARTDTVLGQTMFSGLQ; via the coding sequence ATGTATGGAACGATTCAATTATCTGAGGTCCTGTTTAACGCGCACATCAGTAGTTTGACCAAGGCTCAGGCTAGTTTGGCTGGAGTGAGTAAGCCAAACTTCAACACGACATCGGAATCCAAGGTGCTCGATTTGTATCAGGAACAATTCAATGAGCTCTATCAGTTGATGACGAGCTATACGTCCTTATTGGGAACGGACATCGCCTTGATGTCAGCTACAGGAAAAGAGTTGGCCCGTACAGATACAGTATTGGGACAAACAATGTTTTCTGGCTTGCAGTAG
- a CDS encoding DUF6572 domain-containing protein has translation METIYLSQKDMLEICQDGDKYFLRYPTFNIIMPEVVQEIPKEAADSYISGEHTGKELMNYAQYGFWKSKKQYTQDESSKLFIENNPSFILKNPQNSRRLFSAEEFTQIATQAIVSKLQPSELDSIGVVDSHLELLLVDPIGWEEETEAVHLKILQEKINNYIYFLEGKQYVERYGDNFDQKVIHITFQYSPSDNGLALLATVQKTLQNTDMSLKVELPA, from the coding sequence ATGGAAACTATTTATTTAAGTCAAAAAGACATGTTGGAAATCTGTCAAGATGGTGACAAGTATTTTTTACGTTATCCAACTTTTAATATTATCATGCCAGAAGTGGTTCAAGAAATTCCCAAAGAAGCTGCCGATAGCTATATTTCGGGAGAACATACTGGTAAAGAGTTGATGAATTATGCGCAATATGGTTTTTGGAAATCTAAAAAGCAATATACACAAGATGAATCTAGTAAACTTTTCATTGAGAATAATCCTTCCTTTATTCTAAAAAATCCCCAAAATAGTCGTCGTCTTTTTTCAGCAGAGGAATTTACTCAAATTGCCACCCAAGCCATCGTTTCAAAATTGCAACCTAGCGAACTAGACTCTATTGGTGTTGTAGATAGTCATTTAGAGTTACTCCTTGTGGATCCAATTGGCTGGGAGGAAGAAACAGAAGCAGTTCATCTAAAAATCCTTCAAGAAAAAATTAACAATTATATCTACTTTCTCGAAGGCAAACAGTATGTGGAACGATACGGTGATAACTTTGACCAAAAAGTCATCCATATCACATTCCAGTATTCTCCGTCTGATAACGGTTTAGCACTCCTAGCAACTGTTCAGAAGACATTGCAGAATACGGATATGAGCTTGAAGGTAGAATTGCCGGCGTAA
- a CDS encoding T7SS effector LXG polymorphic toxin, whose protein sequence is MSYKIKFDDITSVQVESQKTINAWGEAIASLNKAMSDFINNKNLQGQAVSSMRRYLVEVHGTLLQTLVNLMNDYSTNLLLYKDGYYQIDSSNHAKLPGQVFTTLHSDLKSSRDNLKSEIELLNTTKDKVSDLVSYSGSSHTSTVMNYNFLMNQVKNLDNSIIQYESNHASQDLVAFKELLSATKALIAEHAGKTRTVGTYQSGDFAKLQSVQRFAIAYQQATKQMESRVERVQAAQERDKARFEALAAEDRAKNGWKDLAIGVVTVAIGALAIWATMGAATPLVVGAGLTAGIGTAAYGASNAGEGIHNIQLGNAGDVHTKSYNRIRDTLFMGNDKLYHQVGGIFVTASSIMIPIGQTQSVVKGLTQFAIGEAGAYTAGQVAYHGTKLLGGSEEDAQTANFIGNIVGGYAVSSATSKFSLNKVKVEVEAPKYNREQILKNLKESKLARESSNFDQYLAKEKLQRNLNKSPLVSQELPKVKGVHDVEAPKYNREQILKNLEESRLARESSNFDQYLAKEKFQKTLMSMEPMDRQRYLQWHKYAEAGISPSDRVRVLEISEKAPKIKMIDGLDQQSVFKNIEAIDTEITPRPEPEGYLHPDYLEAHKHLFDNGAAKFQKFQPSESWNEGIVGGDDRTSFWLSKDHADIIQDIARGDNRIYETLLGFDDGYLGDGPLYRLDVTPEVVAEKGISIPSGNEAGANKWWRPGGRTYPGDMPEGVMKDISTKSGDHTWNIVN, encoded by the coding sequence ATGAGTTACAAGATAAAATTTGATGATATTACCTCTGTTCAAGTGGAAAGTCAAAAGACGATAAATGCTTGGGGAGAGGCCATAGCTAGTCTAAATAAGGCAATGAGCGACTTCATCAACAATAAAAATCTCCAAGGTCAGGCCGTCTCGAGTATGCGCCGTTACCTAGTAGAGGTGCATGGGACTCTTCTTCAAACTCTGGTCAACCTGATGAATGACTACTCAACTAACCTCCTACTGTACAAGGATGGTTACTATCAAATTGATTCAAGCAATCATGCAAAGTTACCAGGTCAGGTGTTTACAACCCTTCATAGTGATTTAAAGAGTTCACGGGACAATCTAAAGAGTGAGATTGAGCTCTTGAACACGACCAAGGACAAGGTTTCAGACTTGGTGAGCTATTCAGGAAGCAGTCATACCAGTACGGTCATGAACTATAACTTTCTCATGAATCAGGTCAAGAACTTGGACAACTCGATCATCCAGTATGAAAGTAATCATGCGAGTCAGGATTTGGTTGCCTTTAAGGAACTCTTGTCGGCGACCAAGGCCTTGATCGCAGAGCATGCAGGGAAGACACGGACTGTAGGGACTTATCAGTCGGGTGATTTCGCTAAACTCCAGTCTGTCCAACGCTTTGCGATAGCCTACCAACAGGCAACCAAGCAGATGGAGAGTCGTGTTGAACGCGTACAAGCTGCTCAGGAGCGGGACAAGGCTCGTTTTGAGGCCTTGGCTGCAGAGGATCGAGCCAAGAACGGTTGGAAAGACCTAGCAATTGGTGTGGTGACTGTTGCGATTGGTGCTTTAGCGATTTGGGCAACTATGGGGGCAGCGACACCCTTGGTTGTTGGGGCTGGCTTAACCGCAGGAATTGGAACAGCGGCTTATGGGGCGTCTAATGCAGGGGAAGGGATTCATAACATCCAACTTGGGAATGCAGGGGATGTCCATACGAAATCCTATAATCGCATCCGAGATACGCTTTTCATGGGGAATGACAAGCTGTATCATCAGGTTGGTGGGATCTTTGTGACAGCGAGTTCTATCATGATTCCCATAGGGCAGACTCAGAGCGTTGTCAAGGGCTTGACCCAGTTTGCGATAGGGGAAGCAGGCGCCTATACAGCAGGTCAGGTTGCCTATCATGGGACCAAGCTCCTAGGTGGTAGTGAGGAAGACGCTCAAACCGCAAACTTTATCGGGAATATCGTAGGAGGTTATGCAGTCTCTTCAGCAACCAGCAAGTTTAGTCTCAATAAGGTGAAAGTAGAGGTCGAAGCACCGAAGTATAACCGCGAGCAGATTCTGAAGAATCTGAAAGAAAGTAAACTTGCGAGGGAATCCAGTAACTTTGACCAGTATCTGGCGAAGGAGAAACTCCAACGAAACTTAAACAAATCCCCATTAGTTAGTCAGGAACTTCCGAAGGTGAAGGGGGTGCACGATGTCGAAGCACCGAAGTATAACCGCGAGCAGATTCTGAAGAATCTAGAAGAAAGTAGACTTGCGAGGGAATCCAGTAACTTTGACCAGTATCTGGCGAAGGAGAAATTCCAGAAAACCTTGATGAGTATGGAACCGATGGACCGTCAGAGATATCTTCAATGGCACAAATATGCGGAGGCAGGTATCAGTCCTTCAGACCGCGTAAGAGTGTTGGAAATTTCGGAAAAAGCGCCCAAAATAAAAATGATTGATGGTCTGGATCAACAATCTGTTTTTAAAAATATTGAAGCAATTGATACGGAAATTACTCCCCGTCCTGAACCAGAAGGATACTTACACCCTGACTACCTAGAGGCTCATAAGCATTTATTTGATAATGGAGCTGCTAAATTTCAAAAATTTCAGCCTAGCGAGAGTTGGAATGAGGGTATTGTTGGGGGTGATGATAGAACAAGTTTTTGGTTAAGTAAGGATCATGCAGATATCATTCAAGACATTGCTAGAGGGGATAATCGTATTTACGAAACATTGTTAGGATTTGATGATGGATACTTAGGAGATGGTCCACTTTATCGTTTGGATGTCACTCCAGAAGTAGTAGCAGAAAAAGGTATTTCAATACCAAGTGGTAATGAAGCTGGAGCCAATAAATGGTGGCGTCCAGGTGGAAGAACATATCCAGGAGATATGCCAGAAGGCGTAATGAAAGATATTAGTACAAAGAGTGGAGATCATACATGGAACATAGTAAATTAG
- a CDS encoding YwqH-like family protein, producing the protein MNAYSASISSAQSRITSIDEKLERLRTAKKSVGEIQQNVHNIKYPIMHRNIQPEWQGKQKDDFTKQWETFSSDYTSFQTEMNTFYDAICDEITRLENQKNEEHGIIGWCQSQINNLGNFIEKLLHTKEG; encoded by the coding sequence GTGAATGCCTACTCCGCCAGTATCTCCTCTGCCCAATCACGGATTACTTCCATCGATGAAAAATTGGAACGTCTTCGTACGGCCAAGAAGTCTGTAGGGGAAATCCAACAAAATGTTCACAATATCAAGTATCCCATCATGCACCGAAATATTCAGCCAGAATGGCAAGGCAAACAAAAAGATGATTTCACCAAGCAGTGGGAAACCTTCTCTAGTGACTACACGAGTTTTCAAACGGAGATGAATACCTTCTATGATGCCATCTGTGATGAAATCACTAGGTTGGAAAATCAAAAGAACGAAGAACATGGCATTATTGGTTGGTGCCAAAGTCAGATTAACAATCTGGGAAATTTCATCGAGAAGCTACTACATACGAAGGAGGGGTAA